One genomic segment of Sminthopsis crassicaudata isolate SCR6 chromosome 2, ASM4859323v1, whole genome shotgun sequence includes these proteins:
- the SLU7 gene encoding pre-mRNA-splicing factor SLU7 encodes MSAAVSEAINSGPPGGSSDMGLEEPKKMTREDWRKKKELEEQRKLGNAPAEVDEEGKDINPHIPQYISSVPWYIDPSKRPTLKHQRPQPEKQKEYSSSGEWYKRGVKENVVTTKYRKGACENCGAMTHKKKDCFERPRRVGAKFTGTNIAPDEHIQPQLMFDYDGKRDRWNGYNSEEHMKIVEEYAKVDLAKRTLKAQKLQEELASGKLMEQVNSPKHQWGEEEPNSQTERDHNSEDEDEDKYADDIDMPGQNFDSKRRITVRNLRIREDIAKYLRNLDPNSAYYDPKTRAMRENPYANAGKNPDEVSYAGDNFVRYTGDTISMAQTQLFAWEAYDKGSEVHLQADPTKLELLYKSFKVKKEDFKEQQKESILEKYGGQEHLDAPPSELLLAQTEDYVEYSRHGTIIKGQERAIACSKYEEDVRINNHTHIWGSYWKEGRWGYKCCHSFVKFSYCTGEAGKEIANADEYIPDDSVGEEQTSRPKTLMELHQEKQKEEKKKKKKKKHRKSSSDSEGEEKKKHEKLKKALNAEEARLLHVKEIMQVDERKRPYNSMHETREPTEEEMEAYRMKRQRPDDPMASFLGQ; translated from the exons ATGTCAGCTGCTGTTTCAGAAGCAATAAATTCTGGCCCCCCAGGGGGATCAAGTGACATGGGTTTGGAAGagccaaagaaaatgacaagggaagactggagaaagaagaaggagctaGAAGAACAGAGAAAGCTGGGTAATGCCCCAGCTGAagtggatgaggaaggaaa AGATATCAATCCTCATATTCCTCAGTACATCTCCTCTGTGCCATGGTATATAGATCCATCAAAAAGACCCACACTAAAGCATCAAAGACCCCAACCTGAGAAACAAAAAGAGTACAGTTCATCTGGAGAATGGTATAAGAGAGGTGTAAAGGAG AATGTTGTGACTACAAAATATCGCAAAGGAGCATGTGAAAATTGTGGGGCTATGacccacaaaaaaaaagattgctttgaG AGACCTAGGCGTGTTGGTGCCAAATTCACAGGAACTAACATAGCACCAGATGAACATATACAACCTCAACTTATGTTTGATTATGATGGTAAAAGGGATCGCTGGAATGGTTACAACTCAGAGGAACATATGAAGATTGTGGAAGAATATGCCAAAGTTGACCTT GCTAAACGTACATTGAAAGCTCAGAAGCTACAGGAAGAATTAGCCTCAGGAAAGTTAATGGAACAAGTG AATTCCCCAAAACATCAGTGGGGGGAAGAAGAACCAAATTCTCAAACG GAAAGAGACCATAAcagtgaagatgaagatgaagataaaTATGCAGATGATATTGATATGCCTGGACAAAATTTTGACTCTAAAAGACGAATTACTGTCCGgaatctcagaattagagaaGACATTGCTAAA tacTTGAGAAACTTAGATCCCAATTCTGCCTACTATGATCCAAAAACAAGAGCAATGCGAGAGAATCCCTATGCCAATGCAGGAAAGAATCCTGATGA agttAGTTATGCAGGAGACAATTTCGTGCGATACACTGGAGATACCATTTCAATGGCACAAACACAGT TGTTTGCCTGGGAAGCTTATGACAAAGGGTCTGAAGTGCATCTCCAAGCAGATCCAACAAAACTGGAGTTACTGTATAAATCATTTAAAGTCAAGAAAGAAGATTtcaaagaacaacagaaagaaagCATTCTAGAGAAG tatgGAGGTCAAGAACACCTGGATGCTCCCCCCTCTGAGTTACTCTTAGCTCAAACAGAAGACTATGTGGAATATTCAAGACACGGAACAATCATCAAAGGACAAGAGAGAGCTATTGCCTGCTCTAAGTATGAGGAAGATGTCAGGATCAACAATCATACA CATATCTGGGGTTCCTATTGGAAAGAAGGTAGATGGGGATATAAGTGCTGTCATTCCTTCGTTAAGTTTTCCTACTGTACTGGAGAAGCTGGGAAGGAAATTGCT AATGCAGATGAATATATTCCTGATGATTCTGTAGGAGAAGAGCAAACAAGCAGACCAAAAACTCTAATGGAG CTTcaccaagagaagcagaaagaggagaagaagaagaaaaagaagaagaagcataGGAAGAGTAGTTCTGACAGTGAgggtgaagaaaagaagaaacacgAAAAACTGAAAAAG gCATTAAATGCTGAGGAGGCCCGCCTTCTCCATGTCAAGGAGATCATGCAGGTAGATGAAAGGAAGAGGCCTTACAATAGCATGCATGAGACCCGAGAGCctacagaagaagaaatggaagcctATAGGATGAAACGTCAGAGGCCAGATGACCCCATGGCTTCTTTTCTTGGACAATAA